Proteins encoded in a region of the Carassius carassius chromosome 49, fCarCar2.1, whole genome shotgun sequence genome:
- the LOC132132573 gene encoding class A basic helix-loop-helix protein 9-like, translated as MKKCHPDSQRRRSMTLETVCGFSMASRGSFTSSEFSEEELDGSLQGSEELDSSDGSSSTSCYPNRALSKPEERQSKKRSRPVRSKARRVAANVRERKRIMDYNQAFNALRVALHHDLSGKRLSKIATLQRAINRISALSVFLTNNPPASVGKSCSHLECHGQLGSLCQQPSPPVRLESQNFLSWHQPLNYHTQKPLHRLSSEQHVFTSPACPPSPHYPCFSPNAQLYPPSDMASSSRYGRIGDVGSYQPGVWGSCGSNNVDNYGEPLQTLPLSWHMGYLQDAGPQHCHNAL; from the coding sequence ATGAAAAAGTGTCATCCAGACTCTCAGCGCAGGAGATCGATGACACTGGAAACAGTCTGCGGGTTCTCCATGGCGAGCAGAGGCAGCTTCACCAGCTCCGAGTTCTCCGAGGAGGAACTAGACGGGAGTCTTCAAGGGTCAGAGGAGCTGGACAGCAGCGATGGCAGCAGTTCGACAAGTTGTTACCCCAACAGAGCCttaagcaagccagaggagaGACAGAGCAAGAAACGCAGCAGGCCGGTGCGCTCCAAAGCACGCAGAGTGGCGGCCAacgtgagagagagaaaacgtATTATGGATTATAACCAGGCTTTCAACGCGCTCCGAGTTGCTCTGCATCACGACCTGAGCGGAAAGCGGCTGTCGAAGATCGCCACACTCCAGAGGGCCATCAATCGCATCTCGGCTTTGTCAGTCTTCCTCACTAACAACCCACCAGCAAGTGTGGGGAAGTCTTGCAGCCACCTTGAGTGTCACGGTCAGCTGGGCAGCTTGTGTCAGCAGCCGTCGCCTCCTGTCCGCCTTGAATCCCAGAACTTCCTATCCTGGCACCAGCCGCTCAACTACCATACACAAAAGCCATTGCACAGACTGTCCTCAGAGCAACATGTTTTCACAAGCCCTGCTTGTCCACCCTCCCCTCACTACCCATGTTTCTCTCCCAACGCCCAGCTTTACCCTCCTAGTGATATGGCAAGCTCATCCAGGTATGGACGGATAGGTGATGTTGGGTCATATCAGCCAGGAGTTTGGGGCTCTTGTGGTTCAAATAATGTAGACAATTACGGGGAACCCCTACAGACACTCCCTCTGTCCTGGCACATGGGGTACCTACAGGACGCTGGGCCTCAGCACTGCCACAACGCACTGTGA